The genomic segment CTGACGTTGGTGACGGATTGCAATCGAGCCGCCGGTCCGGCGCAAACACTCGCTGACGAAATGTGCACGATGTGCACATCCTGGTGTTTACCCTGGTGTCGCGTCACCGATCATCTGTCGGTCTGCGCTGGCCATCGAAGCGCATCGCGGCGTTGCATCGCTTGCCAATACAGCTCGGTATGGGCAAGCGATGCGCCTTGCGCTGCGCTCCGATGGCTGCGCGCAGCCTACGACATCTGATCGGTGACGCGACACCAGGCCGTTCGGGTTGCTCCGGCGCGCCATGCCTGACCCCATCCGATTGCACACATCTCACAGCGCCTGGATTTCCCTGGCGTAGTCCAGTCCGGCAGCGAAGTCGGCCACGCGCTGCATGCCGATCCATAACGTCTTCACGCCGGGCTCGCCATCGCACTTGCGCCCCAGAAAGCCGCCCAGCGTGGCAACCATCCGGATGACGGTGTTCAGGCGCGGCGCCTGCTTGGGGATGGGCTTTTTGAGCAGGAAGTGCACGCCGCGCCATTCGTCGGGCTCGAAGAACAGTTCGGCGGGTAGATCCGGGCCATTGCGCCCCAGGCGCATCAAGCGCGCGATGCGCCAGGCTATCACCAGGTACAGGGCGATGGCGCGCTCGAGCCGCTCGATGCGGCTCAATTGCAGTGCCTCGATCCGGCAGCCGTTCTTGACGACGTGAAAGAACAGTTCGATCTCCCAGCGGGCGCGGTACCACTCGATCAACTGCGTGGCTGCCTGCAAGTCGCCGGCTGGGCGGTTGCTCAGCAAGCGCCATTCGATGGGTTTGACGCCGCTCGGCGGGTGTTCTTCGCGAGCGATCACACAGGTCACGGTGACGCCCTGGGCCAGCCGCACCGACTTGGCCCACACCGTCTGGTGCACCCGCCGGGCGCGCTGGCCGCGCGGCGCGTGGGTGAAGACGATCTGGCCCAGAGGGTGGCCGCTTGTCACTGTGGCCCACAGCTTGCCGTCTTCGGGCAGAACCCGGTTGTGCTTGGCGCGCACCAGCCAGTCGGCCGGATGGCCCAATTCGGCAGCGCGGCGCATCAGCGCCAGCAGGTCGCTTTCGCGGTCGGCCACATAGACCAGCCGGGTTCCAGGCAGGCTGGCCGCCTGCTCGGCGATGCGCTCGTAGCCTTCGATCCAGCGCGTGCTCTCCAGCACCTCATCGCTCGCAGCCTGCCCCTTCTTGGCCGAACGCGCCCACATCCACGCATCGATCACGCCCAGCGGTTCGCGATCGGGCGTGATCGCGTAGGTCGGATGCAGGTACATCCCGCGCTGCGCGTCGTAGCTCAGCCGGCCCAGCCCGGCAATGCCCTGGCCGTTGAAGTCCAGCTCCGTCGTGTCCTGCAGGCACAGCACCACCGGGTGCTCGGCCATGCGCTGGGCGCTGGCCTGCCAGTGCGGCTTGAGGATGTCCTGCCAGTCAATGTCCTCGTGCGCAAAGAAGCGGTAGGCACCGCGGGTGTCGCCCCAGCCCCCGCAGGCAGCCGGGATGCTGGGTGTGGGCTGCCGGCTGAAGGTCTCGGCCAGTTTCACCTGCCGCCGGTTCAGGCGCTTGTCGCCCAGGTCCAGGTCCGCGAACTCCTCTTGTGCCCAGCTCATCCGTTCCATCTTCTCTTCGAAAAATCAACAGCTTACCGCCGAATCTTCAAGATGTGTGCAATCGGATGGCCTGACCCGGGTCGCAGGCAAGCCAAGTATCATGGCCCGCATGGTGTCTGCGTCTCGTCTGCCGGCCCCGAAGCGCGGTACGCAAAGTGTCGATCGCGCGCTGGCGCTGCTGCGCCTGGTGGCAGCGCGCCATGCCGATGGCCTGCCGCTGTGCCAACTGGTCCAGACCTCGGGCCTGGAGCGCACCACGGTCTATCGGCTCGTGTCTGCGCTGGTGACGGCCGGGCTGCTCCAACGCGAACCCGGGGCGGCCGCCTACCGGCTGGGCAATGAGGCCATGGCGCTGGGCCTGGCTGCGTTGCAGCGCCCGCCGCTGATCGAGCAGTGCCGGCCCGTGATGAAGGCTCTGGCCCGGCGCGCCGGCGAGCCGGTGTTCCTGGTGGCCCGCTCGGGCGACTACAGCCACTGCCTGCACCTGGAAGAAGGGCCGCGCCCGGTGTGCTCCTTTGCCAAGACCGTGGGCAGCCTGCGGCTGCTGGGCCTGGGAGTGCCGAGCTTCACGCTGCTGGCGCGCATGGAAGACGCAGCCATCGCAGCGCATTACGCGCGCCATGCCGGCGAGTACCAGGAGCACCGTCTGACGCGGCCCAAGCTGCAGCGCTGGATCGCCCAGACGCGCGAGCAAGGCTACGCCCAGATCACGGCCCAGGGGCTGAGCGGCGTCGGCCTGCGCTTTGCGCTGGGCTCGTGCGGCGACGCGGCGCTGGGCTTCGTCGCGCCCACTGCGCGCATCCCCCGCTCGCGCGGACCGGCATTGGCGGCGCTGCTACGCCAGGAACTGGCGCGGCTTTGACGCTGCCGACGCCAGCGCGCCGTCGATCCATGCGGGCCTGGCGTCAACCCGGCCAGGCCCGATGCGCTGACCGGCCCTGGTGTCGCGTCACCGATCATCTGTCGGTCTGCGCTGGCCATCGAAGCGCATCGCGGCGTTGCATCGCTTGCCAATACAGCTCGGTATGGGCAAGCGATGCGCCTTGCGCTGCGCTCCGATGGCTGCGCGCAGCCTACGACATCTGATCGGTGACACGACACTAGCGCCGTTCCGCGTTGCGGAACATGTCGGCTGCATGCCGCCGTGGCGACCTCCGCCAAGCGCGCCCTGCGCACCCCACGGCTGGCCTACGCCGCCGAACCATGCGACAAGGAAATCGACCAAGCCCGGCTGACCCGGCTGACCCGGCTGGCTTGCCGCGCTACCATCGGCGGGGCGATCCGCGCCATCGTCGCTGCGGGCCGGCCGGCGGGCGAAATGCGGGACGACAGGCAGCCCCACATTGCCGCCACCGTCATCGCGGGCGGGTTCATGGAAGGGCCGCCCGCGAGCCGTCAGCAGCACGAGGACACGGATGACTGCCAGCACACGACGTGGCCGCGCTGGCTGATCGAGTCGCCCGGCTGGCTTGCGCCAGCGTGGAGAGCGATCCATCGGGGCCACGCTTCAAAGACTTTCACGAAAGACGCGCATGAACAAGCCCCTGACCCCTGACCTCCTCGCGGTGTCCACAGACCGTTACAGCACGCACCAGGTTGCCAACCAGGCCCAGCCCGCCAGCGGGTACGACGCCTTTGGCGGGGACGCCGTATTGCGCTCGGCCATCGAGCGCGAAGCCCCGTGGGCGGCTTCCCGCTGCGCAGCGCTTGGCGCCGTGGTCGGCGACGAAAACGTGCAAGAGCTGGCGCGCCTGGCCAACCGCCACACGCCTGAACTCAAGACGCACGACCGTTTCGGCAACCGCATCGACTGGGTGGAGTTCCATCCAAGCTGGCACGCACTGATGTCGCTGGCGTGGCAGCACGAAGTGCCCAACCTGACGTGGCGCACCACCGAAAAGGGCGGCCACTTCGCGCGCGCCGTGCTGTCCTACCTCTGGAACCAGGTGGAACAGGGAACCGCCTGCCCCACCGGCATGGCCTACGCATCCCATGCCGGCTTCGAGGCCGAGCCAGCGCTTGCGATCTGGAAGGAAAAGTCCAAAGGCACGACCTACGAGTTCAGCCGCCGCGAAGTCGGCGACAAGCCCGCCGTGGTGATCGGCTATGCAATGACCGAGAAGCAGGGCGGCTCGGATCTGCGCCAGACCCGGACCACGGCGCGCTTTTCGCATTCGGGCGACTACCACGGGGCGATGGCGCACTGGTACGAACTGACTGGCCACAAGTGGTTTTGCTCCGTGCCGCAGTCCGACGGATTCTTCACGCTCGCCAAGGTCAATGGCGGCGTGACCTGCTTCTTCCTGCCGCGCACCTTGCCCGATGGCAGTTACAACCGCTTCTTCGTGCAGCGCCTCAAGGACAAGGCGGGCAACGAGTCCAATGCGTCCAGCGAGGTGGAGTACGCCGGCACCCTGGCCATTCGTGTCGGAGAAGAGGGCCGCGGCATCCGCGAAATCCTGTCGCATGCGCACCTGACGCGCCTGGATTTCGCGGTCGGCTCGGCGGGCCTGATGCGCCAGGCGCTCACCCTGGCACTGCGACACACCACGACCCGCAGCGCCTTCGGCACGCCCTTGGCCGACCGCCCGATGATGAGCAATGTGCTGGCGGACATGGCCGTGGAAGTCGAAGCCGCCACGCTGATGGCGCTGCGCGTTGCCAAGGCCACCGACCTGATGGCATGCAGCGAGCACGAAAAGCTGCTGGCCCGCATCGCCACTCCCGCCGCCAAGTTCTTCAACTGCTCGCGCGCGCCGTCCATCGCCTATGAGGCCTTGCAGTGCCATGGCGGCAACGGCTTCATCGAAGAAAATCCGATGGCCCGTCTGTACCGCGAAGCGCCGCTCAATAGCGTATGGGAAGGCACGGCCAACATGATGTGCATGGACGTGCGCCGCGCCATGACCAAAGACCCCCGGACGGTCGAGGCCCTGTTCGACGAGTTGCAGCCGCTGGCCAACCAGGACGCGCGCTTCGATGTGCAGGTCCGGCACACCAAGCGGCTGGTGCACGAGGCAGTGAAAGACGAATTCCTGGCGCGCCCCATGACCGAGGCCGTGGCGCGTGTGCTGCAAGGCGCCGAACTCATCCGTCACAGCTCTCGCGAGGTGGCGGATGTGTTCCTGGGCACGCGCAGTCCGGGCGGTTCCTGGGGTTCGCACTACGGGACGCTGGCCGCGCCCGTCACCCAGGCTGCGGCACAGCAGATCATGCGTCGGGCGGGAGTGGCTGATTGACGAAGTAACGAGGTGGTTGCGGCGCGCCAGCGCGTTACACCGCAGATGGCGAGCCAGTGGCGGGCACGGTCCGTCGAGCACCGGCGCGATGGCCTGCCGGACGCGCCGCGCTCTGGCGCGCCACGCCGTTCTGGAAGGGATCAGTCAGTGATCCGTATCGTGTTGCCGGAGCGCATCTGGCGGCGCACCGCCATCAGGTCGCACGGCTCGACGCAGATCTCGCCTGGCCGCTCGGCCAGGCGAGCGCCATTGAAGTTCAGCACCACATGGCCCAACTCGCGCACCTTGCTCCAGGCCGTCGACCCCACCGCGCTGACGCGCGTGGACAGGTCGCCGACGAAGATCGACGCGCCAACGGGTGGCGCCAGCGCCGGGACGGCGCCGTCCACACGATGCTGGACCGAAATCTCGGCGAGCGCTGGCGGCGCGCCGTCGGCGTACAAAATCAGCACGCCGCCATCGAGCAGGTCAGGAACTTCTGCGCCGATCCCGGTCACGGTGGTCGAGTAATAAATCACGGGGCCTCCTTGTCATTCCATTGCCAAATCATCCGTGCACCTTGTCGGTTTCGCGTTCACGAACGATTTGGGAATGGCATCAGAACGCATTCAGAGCATGAAACTGGCGGCCCAGGCAATCGCCACCGAAACGGGCCCCATGATCTGACGCGAGATCAGCACGGCGGGGACACCCACGCGGATGGTGTCCGGCTTGGCTTCGCCCAGCGCCAGGCCGACCGGCACAAAGTCGCAGCCGACCTGCGTGTCATAGGCAAACAAGGCGGGCAGCGCCATCGCGGGAGGAATCGTGCCAGTGGCAATGGCCGGGCCGATGATGGCCGCACCGATCACCTGCGCGATCACCGCGCCAGGGCCCAATATCGGCGACAAAAAGGGCAGGCCGCAGATGGCCGACAGCACCAGCAGGCCAAAGACGTTGCCGGCAAGCGGCTCCAACAGATGCGCCAGAACGGTGCCGACGCCCGTCGCGTTGATGATGCCGATCAACATCGTCACGAAAGCCATGAACGGCAGCACGTTGCGCAGCACCTGATCGATCGACTTGCGCCCGCTGTTGAACAGCACGTTGACCACGCCGCCCATGCTGCGGCCGATGAATGTGATCATGCCGACCAGTCCGCCTTGACGATCCTCGACACCAGGCCGGAGCGGGACGGCTGGAGGGGAACCTGCAAAGGCTGCGGATGGGCCGGGAGACGCAGGCCCCGGCCCCTGGGCCAAGGACAAGGTTTGCAAGGTCACACCAGACACATAGATATCTTCGGTGATGAAGTCGGCCAAGGGGCCTGACTTGCCGACGGGGGTCAGGTTGATCGTCGGAATCTTCTTGCGCGGGTACACGCCGCAGCGCGCCGTGCCGCCGCAATCCACGACGACTGCGGCCACTTCGCTTTCGGGCGGCGGGGCGCGAAAGCCGTCCACCACCGTTGCACCCGTCATCGCGGCGAGCTGGCGCGCGACTTCCGGGATCTCGCCCCCGGTGACGGCCATGATCTTGTTGCGCTCGGCGGTCGGGGTAATCACCAAGGGGCCGCCCCAGCCGCCGGGGCCGCTGCCGACCCTGACGGATTGGAATGCATGGTCATCTGGCATCTGTGTCTCCTGGAATGCATGGTCATTCAGTATTGGCGGGCGTCGAATATGCCGGCTGCCCGCAGAGATACTCTTCCCAAAAATGTTGCAATGGGTGTCCGCAAAACCCGGAGGTAAATCATCGCAAGCGGAGCACCTTCACGCTGCTATTTTCGTAGTTCCGCCTCGATCTCGTCGAGAATCTTGTCTTTGCCGATGCCGGTGAGAAAGGCAAGTCCTTTGATCACCGGCTTTGTCACGGAACCGGAAATTGGCGTCGTTGCCACGATGAAGTCGACATCGTCGGCCAGCGAGGGAACCTCGGTGGCTTTCGCCTGCCGGGCATGGAAGGTCAAGCCTCTTTGCTTCATGGCTTCCGTCGCGGCCACATTCACTGCCGTAGACGTTGCAACGCCGGTGCCGCAGACAAATAGAATCGTTTTGATCCTGGTCATTTTCGTTCCACTCCATCATCCAAACACCGATTTGATTTCTGCCAGCGTCCTGGCGCACTTCAAGGCCCTCATCGCCGCCGCGTCCTGAATCGTTGCAATGATCGTCTGCAAGGCTTCAATCTGCTGGTCTTTATCATTGATGGCAAGCAGGAAAACGACATCGACGCCAACGCGCTCGCCGGGATCTTCCATATTGGCGAACGCCACGGATTCTTTGAGTGTCGCCAGCGCGACCCCGGCCTTGAGAACGTGACAAGGGTCGGCATGTGGAAGCGCGACATTGCCCCCGCCTTGCATTTTCAGACCGGTTGGAAATGTCCTTTCACGCTCTGCCACGGCATCGACGAAACTCGGCCTCACATAGCCAAGCCGTTCAAGTTTTCGGGCAAGTATCAGGACGATCTCTTGGCTGGTCTTCGCTGCGCTCTGAAATACTACCGCTTCCGGCGCCAGAACTGCCATCAGACTATTCATATCGCGCCCTCCTTGAATGAACCTTGCCGCAGCATGCATATTCCATCCTCGATACCTGCAACCATACGATCGGCGATCATGTGGCAGTCTGTTCCAACGGCTCGTCGTCAACGCCTGCGGCCCGTTCCCAGCCGGGGGAATGGCGTCGGTATAGCCAGAAAAGGGCGGCAATTGCCACGACGAGAAGAACGATGCCGCCAGCGCCGAGCCACTGGACGCTCCAGACAATGAGGCCGGGTACCCACAGGAAACCATCGACCACCGAAGTGATCTGCAATGCTCCGGCCGGCAGTTTGAACCCCGATGCCACAGCCGCATGTGTAAAGAGCGGTGCAAGGGCGTTCGCGACATAAAAACCGATGACAAGTGTCACGGTGCCGACCACGACCATGCGGAAAACATTGCCTTTGAGGAGCGGCGCAGTCAATGCGACGATAAAGGGAATCACCGCGAGATCGGCAAACAGGATGACATGATTGCCGGGCAAGACGATCGACAAGATGATGGCGATCGGCACCAGAATCAGCGACGATGAAATGGCCGCAGGATGGCCAATCAGAATGGCCGAATCGAGCCCGACGAGCAAATGGCGCGATCCTGTGCGCTTGCGAACGAACTCCTGTGCCGCATCGGAAACAGGCAGCAGACCTTCCATCAGGATTTTCACCATTCGCGGCAGGAGCAGCATGACTGCGGCCAGCGTGACGCCAGTGCCCAGGACCTTGGCGAGCACGACTTCCCATTTTCCGGCATTGAAGTAGGCGATGAGGCCGAGCACCAGCCCGAGGATGAGGCCGAGCACCACCGGCTCTCCGAAAACGCCGAAGCGGCGCTCGATGGTTTCGGTACTGATATTGATCTTTTTGACACCCGGAATGCGCTCCATGAGCCAATTGAGCACGATCGCAATGGGCAGAATCTGCGCCGAAGCGAGGTGCGGGACGGAAATGCCCGGCACGCCGTAAAACTGCTGCACCGCGCGCGCCGACCAGTCTGCGAAAAGCAGCGAAAGCGCCGCCACGGCCGCCGCGACAGCAATGCCGTAGGCAAGATTGTCGGTTGCCGCTACGACCAGTGAACCGGCGAAGGCGAAATGCCAGAAATTCCACACATCCACATTCAGCGTGCGTGTCCAGCGCATGAGCAGGAAGACGATATTCACCAGAATGCCGACCGGAATCACCCACAGTCCCACTGAAGAGCCAAAGGCGATGGCAGCCGCCGAAGGCCAACCCACATCGATGATATCGCGCTCGATGCCGGTATTGGTAACCATGGCCTGTGCCACCTGCCCAATGGACGTGAACATGAGACCCAGCACCAGGTTGATGCCGATGAAAGCCACACCAATGGTGACGGCCGCGCGGAAGGCTTTGCCCCACTGGGCGCCCAGGATGACGGCAATGAGGAAGATCACGATGGGCATCAGCACCGTCGGGCCCAAAGCGTCTATTGCCGCTTTTACTCCAGTCAAGATGGCGTACATGCTCTGATCTCCTTCATTTTTTCCTGTGCCCACCCTCTGAAGGGTCGAGCCAGTCGGACATGGGTAAAAATAGGGGCAAAAACATTTGTCGCGGCTTTCCGATGGTTCGGCATGGCCCATCGGGCTGGGCAGACCGATCCCCGATCGTGGCCATCGCTCATCCTTTACCAGGTTCACCAGGCGGCGGCATTTCCATGATGATTTTCTTTGCGCGCAGGATCGCGTTCGGGCTCATGCTCAGTTCGTCGACACCCAGATTCACGAAAATCGGGATCATGTGCGGACTGGAGGCGGCTTCGCCGCACACCCCGACGCTGATGTGTGCCCGTTTCGCCGCTTCGCACACCAACCGGATCGCTTGAATGACTGCCGGGTGCCCGGTTTTGTAAAGCGGCGCAAGACGCGGGTTCATCCGGTCGGCGGCCATGATGTATTGCGTGAGGTCGTTCGTGCCGATCGAAAAGAAATCGACCTCCTGCGCCAGCAGATCGGCCGTCAGCACGGCCGCCGGCGTCTCTATCATGATGCCCAGCTTTGGAATCGCATGAGGAATTCCGGCGCTGCTCAACTCTGCCGCCAGGCGCCCGATGATGGCCTTGGTGCGTCGAATCTCTTGAAGGTCGGCCACCATCGGCAGCATCACGCAGAGGTTTCCGTGGGCGGCCGCCCGCAGCAACGCGCGCAACTGCGGCTCGAAAACTTCGGGACAGTCAAGGCTCATCCGGATGCCGCGCCAGCCGAGAAACGGGTTTTCTTCTTTCGGCAAGCGTATGCCCGGCAGCGGCTTGTCGCCCCCGGCATCCAGCGTCCGGATGATGACCGACCACGGACTGAACGCCCGCGCGAGCCGCGCATAAACCTCGTACTGCTCGTCCTCGGTCGGCACGCGCTGGCGCTCCATGAACAGCAGCTCGGTGCGGAAAAGTCCCACCCCCATTGCGCCGGCCTGCTGCGCCGACTCCAGCTCTGACAGCGAGCCCATATTGGCAGCGACCTGGATTTTGCGTCCGTCGCGCGTGCCCGGCTCGACGTGCCGATATGCAAGAAGCCCGGACTGCTGCTCGCGCTGCGCATCGATGCGGCGCGACATCTCGTTTTCGTGCTCGTCGGAAGGATCGAGCCAGACTTCGCCGCTGCTGCCGTCCATTGACAAGCGCGATACCGAGCGCAGTCTTTCCTTGTCCAGCGGCAAGCCCAGCACCGCAGGAATACCGTGCGCGCACGCGATGATTGCGACATGGGATGTCGCGCTGCCGGACAGGCACACGATGCCGAGAATGTTGCGCCAATTGGCGCGCGCAAGATCCGGTGCGGACAACTCGTCGGCGAGGATGATGCTCGGCGCGCCAATATCCCTCAGCGATTTTTGCTGCTTGCCCAGAAGCACGGCCGCGATCGCGCGGGTCAGGCCGCGAATATCGTCGGCACGGCTGCGCAGATATTCGTCCGTCAAAGATTCGAACGCGAACGCCAGATCCTGCCCGCATTGGAGCGTGGCCGCCGCCGCGCTCCACTTGGCTGCGATCAGAGCGCCAATCGCGCCCGCATAGTCGTCGCCCCGCGCGATCTGCGCTATCGCTTGGAGGATTTCACTGCCCATTGCGCATTGCTCCGCGCCGCCGCCGGGCTCGGCCAGCGCCGTCAATGTGCTTTCCAGCGCCGCAGCGAATCGCGTCGATTCGCCCTCGATCTCGTGCTGCTGCACGAACTGCCGGTCGATGGCGAGTTCCTCACCGAGATACACCAGCGCGCTGCCGAACGCGAGCCCCTCGCTGGCCGGAACGCCCCTCAGCGCCGACGCAGACAGGGGCGCGACGGTGTCGGGCGCCCCAACCCCATGTCCGGGCATGGGCTGAGCATCCGGCGGGCGATTGGCCGGGCCATGCCCGTTCACCGCCGGCGCACCCTGATCGGCAGCGCCCTGCGCCATTGCGCCGGCATCGGACAGGAACCGGGTCAGCCGATCGACGGCCTCGCGTTCGTCTTCGCCTTCCGCCCGAAGCATGATCTGGTGGTCGTGCTTGACGCCCAGCAGTATCAGTTTCACGGCGCTCTTGGCATCTGCCCAGGTATCGCCACGCCCGATTTTCAGCGCGCTATTGAATTCTCTGGCAAGTTTTGCAAGCTGCACCGCAGGGCGCGCGTGCAGACCCTCGCGTACCTTGACGATGACTTGGGCTTCCAACATGGCGGTACCTTTGCAATTTCCCGTGGGTGGCGGCGAATGACGCGAGTGTCGTTCCGGCGGCGACGATTTCCATGGCGCCCCGTTCGTCGAGCGTCGATCGTCGGTGGGGCAACGGCATCTCTGTGGCGGCATCGTTCCGTTGCGCAGCGCCCTGGCGATCAGATGTCCACACCTTCACGCCTGGCGATGATGGTGGTGATCCATTCGGTCACGATGCCCTTGAGGAGGTTCACGAACAGGCCCACCAACAAATAAGCCAGTGCCAGTTTGGCCAGCGAAAACGGGGCATTTCCTGCTTCGGCCAGTTTGGTGATGGCTGCGGCCACCCCGAGCCATACGAACAATTCCCCGGGGTTGGCGTGGGGAAAAAGGCCGGTTATCGGGTGGCACAGGGACACCGCCGAGTCATAGAAGGCGGGCTTGTGTTTTTCTTGCACGAACATGCCGAAGGTGTAGGCCATTGGATTCGTGAGGAAGAACATCGCCAACAGCGGCAGCACGGTGTACCGCGTGAGGACATTGCCGGCGGCGAACCTGGCCAAACGATGCACGCGCTGTTCGCCAACCAGACCGATCACGGTGTAGACCGCCGTCAGCAAGACGATCAGCGTGGGCAGGATGCCAGTCACAAAGCCAACGAAGGTCTTGCCACCAGCATTGAAGACGCCGATGAATGCTTCGGCGCCGCGTGCGAGAAATTCGAACGTCTCCATTTGTCTCCATCATTCTGGGTCAGTGGGTTGGCGGGCGGGACCTGTGCGGTCGTCAAGGAAGGGAAGGCGGGCGGGTGTGTTCATCATCATCGTCGCGCGCGCACCGCCTCGATCTGAGCGATCGCCTGACGCACGGCGCGTGCGAGTCGGGTGTCTTTCGGGCCAGGCGCGTAATGTGTCCCCAGCTTGCTCAAGGGCCAGTTCTGCACTGCATCGAGAGTCTTGAACCGTGCAAACACCGTGATGCCCGACATGATCTGGAGGCGACGAACCTGTAGATCGGGCGACACTTCCAGCAGCGCGATGACGCCAAAGCCAAAGCGCGGTTGTGCGCGCCCCATGCCGAGGTAGCCATCGCTCCAGCGCCGGGTAGCCTGGCCCAGCGTGTGTCGGTACTGCCGCCACTGAATCCAGGCCCCCGTGGTTTGGAGGGTCCAAAACAACAGCAACGACAGCAAGGCGCTTTGTGTGAACTCCATGGCTCTCTCCTCGAATGCATACGGTGCTTGGGGGGCTTGCGCAATCGCCGCCATGGATCGGTGCCGATCGAGGTTGCGATGGGATGAATGGTACATTTGTGTTTTCATAAGTCAATATGTTCACACCTAGGGTGTTCACTTAGCGGCATCAAAATGGGTTTCTGGATCGTCAAGGAGACATGAGTCATGTGGGACCTCGATACGGTGAAGCGATGGGGTGCGCAAGCACTGTTTCCGGAATCCATCGATCGATGGATGTGGTGTCGCAAGGAGTTGCCCCCGCTTGTCGTACATTCGGCCATCGGGGCGGGCGCAGCGCCGACCGTGCAGGTCGACATGCAGGCTTTGGCCAACGCTTTTTGGCCTTGGGTGTCGGGGCTCGAACGTGATCGCCGCTTCCAGTCTTTGGACAGCCTGGACTTTGCCCATTTCGCGGCCGGCCAACTGCTGTGCCAACTGCTGCGCGCGCAGCCTCTGCAACTTCCAGCCGGGCAGCACCATGAAGCGGTATTCGCGCTTTCTCGCACCGTCGTGACGCTTTTGGCCGCTTGGCGCCAGGCATTGGGCGCGACGCCATGGGCGATGCAGTTACCCGAGCGGCATTCGGCACCGTGGGCGAGCTATCTGGAGAACGTGGCCGAAGATCCCGCGATGGCCACGGCATTTCTGGACTCGTTCACCGGCCTGGAGCCGGTATGGCGCTTTCCAATGATGATCCGTGAACGCCCTGCGATGCGCCGCGCATTGAAGGCCCGGCACGACGGTGCGCAAGACGGCCATCCACGGCGTATCGGCTGCGGCGCAGCCCGCGACGCCGCGACCTGATGGCGGGGGAGGGCGCGTCGATCGATCGCCCGCGCCGGCCCGGCCTGTCCCGCGCTCAAGCCGCCGTGCCCGCGCGCCACTGATGCTGCAGCAGCCGCGCCACCAGGGCGGTCGCTTCCACCTGTGGCAGGTGCCCCACGCCTGGCAAGAGATGCAGGGCGACCCCACCCGGCACGCCGGCACCATGCGAGGCCGGGATGATGCGATCCGCGATTCCCCAGATGAGCTTGGTGGGCATTTGCAGGGCGTCGAGTTCGCGGCGCAGGCTCTGTTGCTGAATTCCCCCCGGCATCAGTTGGAATGCCATGCCAGACAAGGCCGCTCGCCGTGCCGGGGCCTGCAACAGGTGAAACGCCGTGGCGACGAAGGAGCCAGTCAATGCGGCCGGATCGTGCAAGAGCAGGGCGAGCGTCGACTTCAACGCCGCTTGCGTCTCCGCCCGGGTGAGGCCATCGATGAACTCGCCATTGATTTCCGGCCCCAGGCCCGCAGGCGCCAACAAGCTCAGTGAGCGGACGCGCTGCGGCTGGGCCGCAGCGAGTGCCAATGCCACGCCGCCGCCCAGCGAGTGGCCCAGGAGATGACAGGCCGCGATGCCCTCCTGCTCCAACCGATCGAGCACTGCCTGTGCCATGGCCTGCATCGACCCGGCGGATTGCACCGGGGACTTGCCGTGGCAGGGCAGATCGACACCGGCCAACGGGATGCCCGGCGGCAGTTGTTCGACCAATGGCCGCCAGGATGCATGGTCGGCGCCGAAGCCGTGCAACAGCAGCACAGGAACCTTGCCG from the Verminephrobacter eiseniae EF01-2 genome contains:
- a CDS encoding acetoin dehydrogenase dihydrolipoyllysine-residue acetyltransferase subunit; its protein translation is MATEVILPRVDMDMAEGKIACWYVKNGDQVRKGQVLFDIETDKATMEVEAPASGVIDSIDGAIGVTMPVGQVVAWIRAPGAARVEGTSAPPAARQAAGTAATAAVPEPGHATAMSPPAPMASTAAQLPFRSDGASLRATPLARSLARERGVDLLRLRGSGPGGRIVERDVPATSASSPGAADTKPKPKLHLHWWRHGKVPVLLLHGFGADHASWRPLVEQLPPGIPLAGVDLPCHGKSPVQSAGSMQAMAQAVLDRLEQEGIAACHLLGHSLGGGVALALAAAQPQRVRSLSLLAPAGLGPEINGEFIDGLTRAETQAALKSTLALLLHDPAALTGSFVATAFHLLQAPARRAALSGMAFQLMPGGIQQQSLRRELDALQMPTKLIWGIADRIIPASHGAGVPGGVALHLLPGVGHLPQVEATALVARLLQHQWRAGTAA